A region of Nitrospinota bacterium DNA encodes the following proteins:
- a CDS encoding Fur family transcriptional regulator gives MEKEKELLREYIAEKNLKLTKQRETILKTFLSIEKHISAEELYRIVIKKDPQIGIATVYRTMNLLKECGLAQELHFGGGQTRYEHMVDHIHHDHLICRECGKIMEFTNSMIEKLQDKISREKKFEVLSHKLELYGLCKDCRKKS, from the coding sequence ATGGAGAAAGAAAAAGAGTTATTAAGGGAGTATATCGCAGAAAAGAATTTGAAACTAACCAAACAGCGAGAAACTATTTTAAAGACCTTTCTTTCTATAGAGAAACATATTAGTGCCGAAGAGCTTTATCGAATAGTAATTAAAAAAGATCCTCAGATCGGCATAGCAACGGTTTATCGCACGATGAATCTTTTAAAGGAGTGCGGTTTGGCTCAAGAGCTCCATTTTGGTGGCGGCCAGACAAGATATGAACATATGGTGGATCATATCCATCATGATCATCTAATTTGCAGAGAGTGTGGGAAGATAATGGAATTTACCAATTCGATGATTGAAAAGCTTCAGGATAAGATAAGCAGAGAAAAGAAATTTGAGGTCCTCAGTCATAAATTAGAGTTGTACGGTCTTTGTAAAGACTGCAGAAAAAAGTCCTGA
- a CDS encoding CBS and ACT domain-containing protein: protein MFVGKRMTRNLITVDKDASMIEAIDMLKKHKIRRMPVMKGSKLVGIISDRDLRSAMASPATSLNLWEVHYLLDRIKVKELMTKDVITISPQATIEEAAQIMRDKKIGGLPVLENDKLVGIITETDIFEIFLEVMGMGQESSRIEIELEDRPGQLAEVTKIIKKHKVNIISVVTTSHDEKNKRINVFRLGTLDPEPIKKDLEKAGYTILSVIV from the coding sequence GTGTTTGTCGGTAAGAGAATGACGAGGAATTTAATAACGGTCGATAAAGATGCCTCCATGATAGAAGCAATCGATATGCTAAAAAAACATAAGATTAGACGTATGCCTGTAATGAAAGGTAGTAAACTCGTAGGTATTATTTCTGACAGGGATCTCCGTTCAGCTATGGCATCACCTGCCACCTCATTAAATCTTTGGGAGGTTCATTATCTTCTTGATAGGATTAAGGTTAAAGAGTTGATGACAAAGGATGTCATCACTATTTCTCCTCAGGCTACGATAGAAGAGGCGGCTCAGATTATGAGGGATAAAAAGATAGGCGGCCTTCCGGTCTTGGAGAATGATAAACTGGTTGGTATTATAACTGAAACAGATATTTTTGAAATTTTCTTAGAAGTCATGGGTATGGGACAGGAGAGTAGCCGTATTGAAATAGAACTTGAGGATAGACCAGGTCAATTAGCTGAGGTAACAAAGATAATTAAAAAGCATAAAGTAAATATCATAAGTGTTGTTACAACCTCCCATGATGAAAAAAATAAAAGGATAAATGTATTCAGATTGGGCACATTGGATCCTGAGCCCATAAAAAAAGACCTTGAAAAAGCAGGCTACACCATTCTTTCTGTGATCGTTTAA
- a CDS encoding ubiquitin-like small modifier protein 1, with protein MSVQVRIPSPLLSLTQNKSEVNAEGSNVKEVLEDLEKQFSGLRERLFDESGSVRRFINIYINEEDIRFLDGENTQIKDGDEISIIPAIAGGK; from the coding sequence ATGTCAGTACAGGTTCGTATACCAAGTCCGTTGCTGAGCCTCACACAAAATAAAAGTGAGGTTAACGCTGAAGGCAGTAATGTTAAGGAAGTTCTAGAAGATCTGGAAAAGCAATTCTCAGGTCTTAGGGAAAGACTCTTTGATGAGAGTGGTTCAGTAAGGAGATTCATTAATATCTACATTAATGAGGAAGACATCAGATTTTTAGATGGGGAAAACACCCAAATAAAAGATGGGGATGAGATATCTATTATTCCAGCAATAGCAGGCGGAAAATAA
- a CDS encoding cysteine synthase family protein, with amino-acid sequence MEVKCESKELAKGVTYNSILDLIGNTPLIKIEKLTRGLKNVEIYAKAEWYNPGGSVKDRAALSMIEEGERSGHLTKDKIILDSTSGNTGVAYALIGNVKGYKVELVIPANVGKEKRTMMLAYGAKIIFSDPLLGSDGAQVLANEIFNKEPEKYFMPCQYNNPANVLAHYKTTGLEILEQTNGKITHFITGVGTSGTLMGTRKRLKEFDEKIQIFSIEPEESLHGIEGLKHMATSIVPKIYDESLLDGRIFVKTDDAFNMTHLLAQEEGILVGYSSGAALKGALELAEKIKEGVIVTIFPDSGERYLDLNNN; translated from the coding sequence ATGGAAGTAAAATGCGAGAGCAAAGAACTGGCTAAGGGTGTTACCTATAATTCTATTTTGGATTTGATAGGAAATACACCTCTTATTAAGATAGAAAAATTAACAAGAGGTCTTAAAAATGTTGAAATCTATGCCAAAGCCGAATGGTATAACCCTGGAGGTTCTGTAAAGGATAGGGCAGCCCTTAGTATGATTGAAGAAGGGGAAAGAAGCGGGCATTTAACAAAGGATAAGATTATTCTTGATTCTACATCGGGAAATACAGGTGTCGCTTATGCCCTTATAGGAAATGTAAAGGGGTATAAGGTCGAACTTGTAATACCTGCAAATGTTGGAAAAGAAAAAAGGACCATGATGCTTGCATATGGAGCAAAGATTATTTTTTCAGATCCTCTTCTGGGCTCAGATGGTGCCCAGGTTTTGGCTAATGAAATATTTAATAAGGAACCTGAAAAGTATTTTATGCCTTGTCAGTATAATAATCCTGCTAATGTGTTGGCACATTATAAGACTACTGGCTTAGAGATTTTGGAACAGACAAATGGAAAGATTACCCATTTTATTACAGGGGTTGGAACAAGTGGTACCCTGATGGGAACCAGAAAGAGGTTAAAGGAGTTTGATGAGAAGATTCAGATTTTCTCAATAGAGCCGGAAGAGAGTTTGCATGGTATTGAAGGTTTAAAGCATATGGCGACTTCAATCGTTCCCAAGATTTATGATGAATCATTACTGGATGGCAGAATATTTGTTAAAACAGATGATGCCTTCAATATGACCCATCTTTTGGCCCAAGAAGAGGGAATATTAGTTGGTTATTCTTCTGGGGCTGCATTGAAAGGGGCATTGGAGCTCGCAGAAAAAATAAAGGAAGGGGTGATTGTTACCATTTTTCCAGATAGCGGAGAGAGATATCTGGATTTAAATAATAACTGA